In Mycobacteriales bacterium, a single genomic region encodes these proteins:
- a CDS encoding DUF4242 domain-containing protein, translated as MPKYVIERDLPGAGKLSGDELRAISQKSNQVITSLGPDIHWLHSYVTDDKLYCVYIAPDEDIVYEHARCGGFPADKVSRITTQIDPSTGD; from the coding sequence ATGCCCAAGTACGTCATCGAGCGCGACCTGCCGGGTGCCGGCAAGCTGTCCGGCGACGAGCTGCGTGCCATCAGCCAGAAGTCCAACCAGGTGATCACCTCGCTCGGCCCAGACATCCACTGGCTGCACAGCTACGTCACGGACGACAAGCTGTACTGCGTCTATATCGCTCCGGACGAGGACATCGTCTACGAGCACGCCCGCTGCGGAGGCTTCCCGGCGGACAAGGTCTCGCGGATCACCACCCAGATCGACCCGTCGACGGGCGACTGA